From Sphingomonas nostoxanthinifaciens, a single genomic window includes:
- a CDS encoding M14 family metallopeptidase: MTSHISAAFDSGNIRLVAQDGDRFDLEIVRDHQSDFYQWFHFRLTGARDRDVELRITNAATSAYPLGWPGYRTRWSTDRDDWRLADTAYEDKVLVIRHRPESDSIWFAYFAPYSMERHHDLIATMAAQPGVSYRSLGQSLDGQEIDCLTLGEGKLQVWLYARQHPGESMAEWWMEGALERLADLSDPVTRVLRREATFHVVPNMNPDGSRRGHLRTNAAGVNLNREWHAPTPERSPEVLGVRAAMDATGVDFAMDVHGDEAIPYVFIAGFEGIPSWTDRQGQLFARFRETLARRSPDFQVKHGYGVAGPGAANLTMSTNQLAERFGAVAMTLEMPFKDNDDLPDPEFGWSAERSKLLGADCLGALHEMIGAF; this comes from the coding sequence ATGACGTCCCATATCTCCGCCGCGTTCGACAGCGGCAATATCCGGCTGGTTGCACAGGACGGTGATCGCTTCGATCTTGAGATCGTCAGGGATCACCAGTCCGACTTCTACCAATGGTTTCATTTTCGCCTGACGGGTGCGCGCGACCGCGACGTCGAACTGCGCATCACCAACGCCGCCACCTCGGCCTATCCGCTGGGCTGGCCCGGCTATCGTACACGCTGGTCGACCGATCGCGACGATTGGCGGCTGGCCGACACGGCCTATGAGGACAAGGTGCTCGTCATCCGCCACCGGCCGGAGAGCGACAGCATCTGGTTCGCTTATTTCGCGCCTTATTCGATGGAGCGCCATCACGATCTGATCGCGACCATGGCGGCGCAACCGGGCGTGTCCTATCGCTCGCTCGGCCAGTCGCTCGACGGCCAGGAGATCGATTGCCTCACGCTCGGCGAGGGCAAGCTGCAGGTGTGGCTCTATGCCCGCCAGCATCCCGGCGAGAGCATGGCCGAATGGTGGATGGAGGGCGCGCTCGAGCGGCTGGCCGACCTGTCCGATCCGGTCACGCGCGTGCTGCGGCGCGAGGCGACCTTCCACGTCGTGCCCAACATGAATCCCGACGGGTCGCGCCGGGGGCACCTGCGCACCAATGCGGCGGGCGTGAACCTCAACCGCGAATGGCATGCGCCGACGCCCGAGCGCAGCCCCGAAGTGCTGGGCGTGCGCGCGGCGATGGACGCGACTGGCGTCGATTTCGCGATGGACGTGCACGGCGACGAGGCGATCCCCTATGTGTTCATCGCCGGGTTCGAGGGGATTCCGAGCTGGACGGACCGGCAGGGCCAATTGTTCGCGCGCTTCCGCGAGACGCTCGCGCGGCGCTCGCCCGATTTCCAGGTGAAGCATGGCTATGGCGTGGCCGGGCCCGGCGCGGCGAACCTTACCATGTCGACCAACCAGCTCGCCGAGCGCTTCGGCGCGGTGGCGATGACGCTGGAGATGCCGTTCAAGGACAATGACGACCTGCCCGATCCGGAGTTCGGCTGGTCGGCCGAGCGCTCGAAGCTGCTGGGTGCCGACTGCCTCGGCGCGCTGCACGAGATGATCGGGGCGTTCTGA
- a CDS encoding bestrophin family protein: MIVRNRPSFRDVLFATRGSILPRILRPLLFIVAASIVAVVVAGVRPGLMTGLSAMPFTLVGLSLSIFMSFRNTACYDRWWEGRKLWGQLIIASRAFARQVSALPLAERAPLLEGLCGFAAGLAASLREGDEVAAIERYAPAGDWGGTPNPTNAVLSAVGARCLALMASGAITPIHYSILEIQLTELSHVQGGCERIKGTPVPFSYSLLLHRTAYVFCLLLPFALAPALGWWTPLPTFLVSYAFFGLDALGDELGDPFGTDQNDLPLDSMVRTIERELLHAAGHVDLPPVASARDFVLL, from the coding sequence GTGATCGTTCGCAACCGCCCGAGCTTCCGCGACGTCCTGTTCGCGACGCGCGGCTCGATCCTGCCGCGCATCCTGCGACCCTTGCTGTTCATCGTCGCCGCCTCGATCGTGGCGGTGGTCGTCGCGGGGGTTCGCCCGGGCCTCATGACCGGGCTGTCGGCGATGCCGTTCACCCTCGTCGGCCTGTCGCTGTCGATCTTCATGAGCTTCCGCAATACCGCCTGCTACGATCGCTGGTGGGAAGGGCGGAAGCTGTGGGGGCAACTCATCATCGCCAGCCGCGCCTTCGCGCGTCAGGTGTCGGCGCTGCCGTTGGCCGAGCGGGCACCGCTGCTTGAGGGGCTATGTGGCTTTGCTGCAGGCCTCGCGGCGAGCCTGCGCGAGGGTGACGAGGTTGCGGCGATCGAGCGTTACGCGCCGGCGGGCGACTGGGGCGGCACACCCAACCCGACCAATGCCGTGCTGTCGGCGGTCGGTGCCCGCTGCCTCGCCTTGATGGCATCGGGCGCGATCACGCCGATCCATTATTCGATCCTCGAAATCCAGCTGACCGAGCTCAGCCATGTGCAGGGCGGATGCGAGCGCATCAAGGGGACGCCCGTGCCCTTCTCCTACTCGCTGCTGCTGCATCGCACTGCCTACGTCTTCTGCCTGCTCCTGCCGTTCGCGCTGGCGCCGGCATTGGGCTGGTGGACGCCGCTGCCGACCTTCCTCGTCAGCTATGCCTTCTTCGGATTGGATGCGCTCGGCGACGAGCTGGGCGATCCGTTCGGCACCGACCAGAACGACCTGCCGCTCGACAGCATGGTGCGCACGATAGAACGCGAACTGCTCCATGCGGCGGGGCATGTCGACCTGCCGCCGGTCGCGTCGGCGCGGGATTTCGTCTTGCTTTGA
- a CDS encoding NADP-dependent isocitrate dehydrogenase, with product MAKIKVNTPVVEIDGDEMTRIIWQWIRERLILPYLDIELEYYDLSVEKRDETNDQITIDSANAIKKHGVGVKCATITPDKGRVEEFGLKEMWKSPNGTIRNILGGTIFREPIVIQNVPRLIPGWTDPIVVGRHAFGDQYRATDFLVPGPGKLRLVWEGENGETIDREVYDFKSSGVAQAMYNLDDSIRDFARASMNYALERKWPLYLSTKNTILKAYDGRFMDLFQEVFDTKGFKESFAAAGIEYQHRLIDDMVASALKWSGKFVWACKNYDGDVQSDQVAQGFGSLGLMTSVLMTPDGKTIEAEAAHGTVTRHYRQHQQGKATSTNPIASIFAWTGGLKFRGKFDGTPDVTRFAETLEKVCIQTVENGHMTKDLAILIGPDQAWMTTEQFFEQIRVNLEAAMATWA from the coding sequence ATGGCGAAGATCAAGGTCAACACCCCCGTCGTCGAAATCGACGGCGACGAGATGACCCGCATCATCTGGCAATGGATCCGCGAGCGCCTGATCCTCCCCTATCTCGACATCGAGCTGGAATATTACGATCTCTCCGTCGAGAAGCGCGACGAGACGAACGACCAGATCACGATCGACAGCGCCAATGCGATCAAGAAGCACGGCGTCGGCGTGAAGTGCGCGACCATCACCCCCGACAAGGGCCGCGTCGAGGAATTCGGCCTGAAGGAAATGTGGAAGTCGCCCAACGGCACGATCCGCAACATCCTCGGCGGCACGATCTTCCGCGAGCCGATCGTGATCCAGAACGTGCCCCGCCTGATCCCCGGCTGGACCGACCCGATCGTCGTCGGCCGCCACGCCTTCGGCGACCAGTATCGTGCGACCGACTTCCTCGTCCCCGGCCCGGGCAAGCTGCGCCTGGTGTGGGAAGGCGAGAATGGCGAGACGATCGACCGCGAAGTGTACGACTTCAAGAGCTCGGGCGTCGCGCAGGCGATGTACAATCTCGACGATTCGATCCGCGACTTCGCCCGCGCCAGCATGAACTATGCGCTGGAGCGCAAGTGGCCGCTCTACCTCTCGACCAAGAATACCATCCTCAAGGCGTATGACGGCCGCTTCATGGACCTGTTCCAGGAGGTGTTCGACACCAAGGGCTTCAAGGAAAGCTTCGCCGCCGCCGGCATCGAATATCAGCATCGCCTGATCGACGACATGGTCGCGAGCGCGCTCAAGTGGAGCGGCAAGTTCGTCTGGGCCTGCAAGAATTACGACGGCGACGTGCAGTCGGATCAGGTGGCACAGGGCTTCGGTTCGCTCGGCCTGATGACGTCGGTGCTGATGACGCCCGACGGCAAGACGATCGAGGCGGAAGCCGCGCACGGCACCGTCACGCGCCACTATCGCCAGCATCAGCAGGGCAAGGCGACCTCGACCAACCCGATCGCGTCGATCTTCGCATGGACCGGCGGCCTCAAGTTCCGTGGCAAGTTCGACGGCACACCCGACGTGACGCGCTTCGCCGAGACGCTGGAGAAGGTCTGCATCCAGACGGTCGAGAACGGCCACATGACCAAGGATCTCGCGATTCTGATCGGCCCCGATCAGGCGTGGATGACGACCGAGCAGTTCTTCGAACAGATCCGCGTCAACCTCGAAGCCGCCATGGCCACCTGGGCCTGA
- a CDS encoding phosphatidylserine decarboxylase — MASLQSDPPGTPSAEWRWPAVHPEGRKFVVIAAAIALVAWWLAHPLGWIMLGITIWVAAFFRDPVRSVPQGKGLIVAPADGLITMIVQVPPPREMTGEGGLDPAPCTRVSIFMSVFDVHINRSPIAGTIARVVYISGKFLNASLDKASEENERQHFVVEGTDGTLIGFTQIAGLVARRIMPFVKNGDMVAAGQRVGLIRFGSRVDVYLPAGAAPKVALGQRSIAGETVLARLGDTESAIGLPL, encoded by the coding sequence ATGGCATCACTTCAGTCCGATCCTCCCGGTACACCCAGCGCGGAGTGGCGTTGGCCCGCCGTGCATCCCGAAGGGCGCAAGTTCGTGGTGATCGCCGCGGCGATCGCTCTGGTCGCGTGGTGGCTCGCGCATCCGCTGGGCTGGATCATGCTGGGCATCACCATCTGGGTCGCAGCCTTCTTCCGCGATCCGGTGCGCAGCGTGCCGCAGGGCAAGGGGCTGATCGTGGCGCCGGCCGACGGGCTGATCACGATGATCGTGCAGGTGCCGCCGCCGCGCGAGATGACCGGCGAAGGCGGGCTCGATCCGGCGCCGTGCACGCGCGTCTCGATCTTCATGAGCGTGTTCGACGTGCACATCAATCGCAGCCCGATCGCCGGCACGATCGCGCGCGTCGTCTACATCTCCGGCAAGTTCCTGAACGCCAGCCTCGACAAAGCGAGCGAGGAGAATGAGCGCCAGCATTTCGTGGTCGAGGGCACCGACGGCACGCTCATCGGCTTCACCCAGATTGCCGGGCTGGTCGCGCGGCGGATCATGCCGTTCGTGAAGAATGGCGACATGGTCGCGGCCGGCCAGCGCGTCGGCCTGATCCGCTTCGGCAGCCGCGTCGACGTCTATCTGCCGGCCGGCGCCGCACCGAAGGTGGCATTGGGGCAGCGCTCGATCGCGGGCGAGACCGTATTGGCGCGGCTGGGCGATACGGAGTCGGCGATCGGCCTCCCGCTGTGA
- a CDS encoding CDP-alcohol phosphatidyltransferase family protein: MIEPRSRRRGIPLRAVTPNAVTALALCFGLTGVRFAITEEWDKAVGAIVIAGVLDGLDGRIARLLKAQSRFGAELDSLSDVIAFGVSPAVILFLWSLHYVPKYGWVIALAHAVCCALRLARFNATLDAGDNPRKAAGYFNGVPAPAGAALALLPLILWLATDQWPILQLTYVVAPWTIIVALLMISDLPTYGWGSFRVRRGVRLPLLLLVGLAGASLLTAPWATLSGLVLIYVVAIPLAIRSYARVKRQRVSLNFPS, encoded by the coding sequence ATGATCGAACCGCGTTCGCGCCGGCGGGGCATCCCGCTTCGCGCGGTGACCCCTAATGCGGTGACCGCGCTGGCGCTCTGCTTCGGGCTGACCGGCGTGCGCTTCGCCATCACCGAGGAGTGGGACAAAGCGGTCGGCGCGATCGTCATCGCTGGTGTTCTCGACGGGCTCGATGGCCGCATCGCACGGTTGCTGAAGGCGCAGAGCCGCTTCGGTGCCGAGCTCGATTCGCTGTCCGACGTGATCGCCTTCGGTGTCTCGCCGGCAGTGATCCTGTTCCTGTGGTCGCTGCATTACGTGCCCAAATATGGCTGGGTGATCGCGCTGGCCCATGCGGTGTGCTGCGCGCTTCGCCTCGCGCGCTTCAACGCAACGCTGGATGCCGGCGACAATCCGCGCAAGGCGGCGGGCTATTTCAACGGCGTGCCCGCACCCGCCGGTGCGGCGCTCGCGCTGCTGCCGCTGATCCTGTGGCTCGCGACCGATCAATGGCCGATACTACAGCTTACCTATGTGGTCGCGCCGTGGACGATCATCGTCGCGCTGCTGATGATCTCGGACCTGCCGACCTACGGCTGGGGTTCGTTCCGGGTAAGGCGCGGCGTGCGCCTGCCGCTGCTCTTGCTCGTCGGGCTGGCGGGCGCTTCGCTGCTGACTGCGCCATGGGCCACGCTGAGCGGGCTGGTACTGATCTACGTCGTCGCCATTCCGCTGGCGATTCGCAGCTATGCGCGCGTCAAGCGGCAGCGCGTGTCGTTGAACTTTCCGAGCTGA
- the rpsB gene encoding 30S ribosomal protein S2, which yields MAARPVSMQQLLDSGAHFGHQTHRWNPKMKPYIFGERNGVHIIDLSQTVPLMARALDFIGQTVASGGKVLFVGTKRQAQEPIAEAARSSGQHYVNHRWLGGMLTNWKTISGSIKRYKALEEQLSGDTHGLTKKEVLQLTRERDKFEQSLGGIRDMGGIPDIMFVIDANKEELAIKEANTLGIPVVAILDSNVSPDGIAFPIPANDDASRAIRLYCEAVAEAATRGSVASRRDMGEDLGASEAPPAEEALA from the coding sequence ATGGCGGCTCGTCCCGTCTCCATGCAGCAGTTGCTCGATTCGGGCGCGCATTTCGGCCACCAGACGCACCGCTGGAACCCGAAGATGAAGCCTTACATCTTCGGCGAGCGCAACGGCGTCCATATCATCGACCTGTCGCAGACCGTGCCGCTGATGGCGCGCGCGCTCGACTTCATCGGCCAGACCGTCGCATCGGGCGGCAAGGTGCTGTTCGTCGGCACCAAGCGCCAGGCGCAGGAGCCGATCGCCGAGGCAGCGCGCTCGTCGGGCCAGCATTACGTCAACCATCGCTGGCTGGGCGGCATGCTCACCAACTGGAAGACGATCTCGGGCTCGATCAAGCGCTACAAGGCGCTCGAGGAGCAGCTTTCGGGTGACACGCACGGCCTGACCAAGAAGGAAGTGCTGCAGCTGACGCGCGAGCGCGACAAGTTCGAGCAGTCGCTCGGCGGCATCCGCGACATGGGCGGCATTCCCGACATCATGTTCGTGATCGACGCGAACAAGGAAGAGCTGGCGATCAAGGAAGCCAACACGCTCGGCATCCCGGTCGTCGCGATCCTCGATTCGAACGTCTCGCCCGACGGCATCGCCTTCCCGATCCCGGCGAACGACGATGCGTCGCGCGCGATCCGCCTGTATTGCGAGGCTGTGGCCGAGGCCGCGACGCGCGGCAGCGTCGCCAGCCGTCGCGACATGGGCGAGGATCTCGGCGCGTCCGAGGCTCCGCCGGCCGAGGAAGCGCTGGCGTAA
- the tsf gene encoding translation elongation factor Ts, with translation MADITAAAVKDLRERSGAGMMDCKKALTENGGDMEAAIDWLRTKGLATAAKKSGRTAAEGLVGVTVEGKTGAAVEVNSETDFVAKNEQFQDFVRTVSKLALTTGNSIEALAAAPYPGSEGSVQDKLTANVATIGENQQLRRAKVVSVNEGAVVSYVHNAAGAGIGKIGVLVALEGSAPVEKIEALGKQLAMHIAAAFPQALNEEGLDEALVERERAIAMEKAAESGKPANIIEKMVEGAVAKFRKENALISQVFVMDNKTQIKDVIAAAAKEAGGSIALTDYVRFQLGEGIQKETSDFAAEVAAASGVPQQPAPVN, from the coding sequence ATGGCGGATATCACCGCTGCTGCCGTGAAGGACCTGCGCGAGCGCTCGGGCGCCGGCATGATGGACTGCAAGAAGGCGCTGACCGAGAATGGCGGCGACATGGAAGCCGCGATCGACTGGCTGCGCACCAAGGGCCTCGCCACCGCCGCCAAGAAGTCCGGCCGCACCGCGGCCGAGGGCCTCGTCGGCGTCACGGTCGAAGGCAAGACGGGTGCCGCGGTCGAGGTCAATTCCGAGACCGACTTCGTCGCCAAGAACGAGCAGTTCCAGGATTTCGTCCGCACCGTATCGAAGCTTGCGCTCACCACGGGCAACAGCATCGAGGCGCTTGCCGCCGCTCCCTATCCGGGCAGCGAGGGCAGCGTGCAGGACAAGCTGACCGCGAACGTCGCCACCATCGGCGAGAACCAGCAGCTGCGCCGCGCGAAGGTCGTGTCGGTGAACGAGGGCGCGGTCGTGTCCTACGTCCACAATGCGGCCGGTGCCGGCATCGGCAAGATCGGCGTGCTGGTCGCGCTCGAGGGTTCGGCCCCGGTCGAGAAGATCGAGGCGCTCGGCAAGCAGCTGGCGATGCACATCGCCGCCGCTTTCCCGCAGGCGCTGAACGAGGAAGGTCTCGATGAGGCCCTCGTCGAGCGCGAGCGCGCGATCGCGATGGAAAAGGCTGCCGAGAGCGGCAAGCCGGCCAACATCATCGAGAAGATGGTCGAGGGCGCGGTCGCCAAGTTCCGCAAGGAAAATGCGCTCATCAGCCAGGTCTTCGTCATGGACAACAAGACGCAGATCAAGGACGTGATCGCGGCGGCGGCAAAGGAAGCCGGCGGCTCGATCGCGCTGACCGATTATGTGCGCTTCCAGCTGGGTGAAGGCATCCAGAAGGAAACGAGCGACTTCGCCGCCGAGGTCGCTGCCGCTTCGGGCGTTCCGCAGCAGCCGGCGCCCGTCAACTAA
- the pyrH gene encoding UMP kinase has product MSQPPFKRILLKLSGEVLMGQGGQPLIDPAMTARVAGEIADARGQGFELCIVVGGGNIFRGLSAAAKGFERASADYMGMLATVMNALAVQNALEQIGVETRVQSAIPMPTVCEPFIRRRAERHLEKGRVVIFAAGTGNPFFTTDTGAALRAAEMSCDALFKGTSVDGVYTADPKKDPTATRYETVGYSQVLAADLKVMDASAVALCRDNDIPIVVFNIREQGNFAHVLAGSGVATIVRNEKE; this is encoded by the coding sequence ATGTCGCAGCCGCCCTTCAAACGCATCCTGCTGAAGCTGTCCGGCGAAGTGCTGATGGGGCAGGGCGGTCAGCCGCTGATCGATCCGGCCATGACGGCGCGCGTCGCCGGCGAGATTGCGGATGCACGCGGCCAGGGCTTCGAGCTGTGCATCGTCGTCGGCGGGGGCAACATCTTCCGCGGCCTCTCTGCCGCTGCCAAGGGCTTCGAGCGGGCGAGCGCCGATTATATGGGCATGCTCGCGACGGTGATGAACGCGCTGGCCGTCCAGAATGCGCTGGAGCAGATCGGCGTCGAGACGCGCGTCCAGTCCGCCATCCCGATGCCGACGGTGTGCGAGCCGTTCATCCGCCGCCGCGCCGAGCGCCACCTGGAAAAGGGCCGCGTCGTGATCTTCGCCGCCGGCACCGGCAATCCCTTCTTCACCACCGACACGGGCGCCGCCTTGCGCGCTGCCGAGATGAGCTGCGACGCGCTGTTCAAGGGTACGTCGGTCGACGGCGTCTACACCGCCGATCCGAAGAAGGATCCGACCGCCACCCGCTACGAAACGGTTGGCTACAGCCAGGTGCTCGCCGCCGACCTGAAGGTGATGGACGCGAGCGCGGTGGCTTTGTGCCGCGACAATGACATTCCGATCGTGGTGTTCAACATTCGCGAGCAGGGCAACTTCGCCCATGTCCTCGCGGGTTCGGGCGTCGCCACGATCGTTCGCAACGAAAAGGAATAA
- the frr gene encoding ribosome recycling factor yields the protein MANAYSKADLERRMHGAVDALKHDLQGLRTGRASTSLLDTVTVEIYGSSMPLNQAATVSAPESRMLAVQVWDKSNVGPIDKAIRSAGLGLNPIVDGQNLRIPIPDLTEERRKELAKLAGQYAEKARIAVRNVRRDGMDALKTDEKKNGLSEDERKRLETEVQKLTDATIADLDALTSAKEKEILGK from the coding sequence ATGGCGAACGCCTACAGCAAGGCCGATCTGGAGCGCCGCATGCATGGCGCGGTCGATGCGTTGAAGCACGATCTGCAAGGGCTGCGCACCGGTCGCGCCTCGACCAGCCTGCTCGATACGGTGACGGTCGAAATCTACGGCTCCAGCATGCCGCTCAACCAGGCGGCGACCGTCAGCGCACCCGAATCGCGCATGTTGGCGGTGCAGGTGTGGGACAAGAGCAATGTCGGCCCGATCGACAAGGCGATCCGGTCGGCCGGTCTGGGCCTCAACCCGATCGTCGACGGCCAGAATCTGCGCATCCCGATCCCCGATCTGACCGAGGAGCGGCGCAAGGAGCTGGCCAAGCTCGCCGGCCAATATGCCGAGAAGGCGCGCATCGCGGTGCGCAACGTGCGCCGCGACGGCATGGACGCGCTCAAGACCGACGAGAAGAAGAACGGCCTGTCCGAGGACGAGCGCAAGCGGCTCGAGACCGAGGTGCAGAAGCTGACCGACGCGACCATCGCCGATCTCGACGCGCTGACGAGCGCGAAGGAAAAGGAAATCCTCGGCAAGTGA
- a CDS encoding isoprenyl transferase produces MSGLPSSATVPDGGGGAPLPRHVAIIMDGNGRWAKQRHLPRIAGHRAGVDAVRRTIRAAAEIGIEALTLYAFSSENWRRPEEEVADLMGLLRYYIKREIAELDRNGVRLQLIGDWRRFAPDIVADLEEACARTAGNRRLDVAVALNYGAQDELVRAVRAIATEAQAGLLDPAAIDRTTIEERLDTRALPPLDLLIRTSGEERLSNFLLWQAAYAELMFVDTLWPDFDRAALERAVAEFARRERRYGGR; encoded by the coding sequence GTGAGCGGGCTGCCGTCCTCGGCGACGGTGCCGGACGGCGGCGGGGGTGCCCCGCTGCCGCGCCATGTCGCGATCATCATGGATGGCAATGGCCGCTGGGCGAAGCAGCGCCACCTGCCGCGCATCGCCGGCCACCGCGCCGGCGTCGATGCCGTTCGCCGCACGATTCGCGCTGCTGCCGAGATCGGTATCGAGGCGCTGACGCTCTACGCTTTCTCGTCCGAAAACTGGCGACGGCCCGAGGAAGAGGTCGCCGACCTGATGGGTCTGCTGCGCTATTACATCAAGCGCGAGATCGCCGAGCTCGATCGCAACGGCGTGCGCCTCCAACTGATCGGCGACTGGCGCCGCTTCGCTCCGGACATCGTCGCCGACCTTGAAGAGGCGTGCGCGCGCACCGCGGGCAATCGCCGCCTCGATGTCGCGGTCGCGCTCAATTATGGTGCGCAGGACGAACTGGTGCGTGCCGTGCGGGCGATCGCGACCGAGGCGCAGGCCGGCCTGCTCGATCCCGCCGCGATCGATCGCACGACGATCGAGGAGCGGCTCGATACGCGCGCGCTGCCGCCGCTCGATCTGCTGATCCGCACCTCGGGCGAGGAGCGGCTGTCCAATTTCCTGCTGTGGCAGGCGGCTTATGCCGAACTTATGTTCGTCGACACCCTCTGGCCGGATTTCGACCGCGCTGCGCTGGAACGCGCGGTGGCCGAGTTCGCCCGGCGCGAACGGCGCTATGGCGGACGCTGA
- a CDS encoding phosphatidate cytidylyltransferase has translation MADAEIQATPSKRGSDLGRRAVVGVVLAAVALGALWTGGIVLWMLATIVALVALIEWGGLVGADRLRLAGAIVILAVAMAYAMPMLWDTDRSTVSLLLIAALLFALAPGCAPTAWGLAYAGTASIGLLYLRELPNGLMLALWTLVIVWATDIGAYFAGRAIGGAKLAPSISPNKTWSGLIGGMAAAAIVGGLVAAGGRLPFATLWLGAPLAIVAQAGDLLESWLKRRAGVKDSGRLLPGHGGVLDRIDGALPVLILVAAINANGTF, from the coding sequence ATGGCGGACGCTGAGATACAGGCCACGCCGAGCAAGCGAGGTTCCGATCTCGGGCGCCGTGCGGTCGTCGGTGTCGTGCTGGCGGCGGTCGCGCTGGGCGCGTTGTGGACCGGCGGTATCGTGTTGTGGATGCTCGCGACGATCGTCGCCCTCGTTGCGCTGATCGAATGGGGCGGGCTGGTCGGCGCCGATCGTTTGCGACTGGCGGGCGCGATCGTGATCCTCGCGGTGGCGATGGCCTATGCCATGCCGATGCTGTGGGATACCGATCGGTCGACCGTCTCGCTGCTGCTGATCGCCGCGCTGCTGTTCGCGCTGGCGCCCGGCTGCGCACCCACGGCGTGGGGGCTGGCCTATGCGGGGACGGCCTCGATCGGCCTGCTCTATCTGCGCGAATTGCCCAACGGCCTGATGCTCGCTTTGTGGACCTTGGTGATCGTGTGGGCGACCGACATCGGCGCTTATTTCGCCGGCCGCGCGATCGGCGGGGCGAAGCTTGCGCCGTCGATCAGCCCGAACAAGACGTGGTCCGGCCTGATCGGTGGCATGGCCGCCGCGGCGATCGTGGGCGGGCTTGTCGCGGCGGGCGGCCGGCTGCCATTCGCGACGCTGTGGCTGGGTGCGCCACTTGCAATCGTGGCGCAGGCGGGCGACCTGCTCGAAAGCTGGCTCAAGCGGCGCGCGGGCGTCAAGGATTCGGGGCGGCTGCTGCCGGGGCATGGCGGCGTTCTCGATCGGATCGACGGCGCGCTGCCGGTGCTGATCCTGGTCGCCGCCATCAACGCGAACGGGACTTTTTGA
- a CDS encoding 1-deoxy-D-xylulose-5-phosphate reductoisomerase has product MTMRRTITILGATGSIGTSTLDLVERDPEAFEIVALTAQRDVAGLAAAARRTRARLAVIGDETLIAPLREALAGSDVEAAAGADAIAEAAALGADWTMAAIVGTAGLRPTMAALGHGRTVALANKESLVSAGALMTEAARQAGATLLPVDSEHNAVFQCFPHHDVSQVKRVILTASGGPFRTMPRDEMARVTPAQAVKHPNWSMGAKISVDSATLMNKGLELIEAHHLFPVGADRFAVIVHPQSVVHSMVEYVDGSVLAQMGTPDMRTPIAHTLAWPKRMGTPCAPLDLAEVGRLDFEEPDLGRFPALGLAMAALAAGGARPAVLNAANEVAVAAFLDGRIGFLDIVLIVEKVLERYDPAPPASIDEALAIDAEARAVARTATELQTA; this is encoded by the coding sequence TTGACGATGCGGCGGACGATCACCATCCTGGGCGCGACCGGCTCGATCGGCACCTCCACGCTCGACCTGGTCGAGCGCGATCCAGAGGCGTTCGAGATCGTCGCGCTCACCGCGCAGCGCGATGTCGCGGGGCTGGCTGCCGCCGCGCGGCGGACGCGCGCGCGCTTGGCCGTGATCGGCGACGAAACGCTCATTGCGCCGCTGCGCGAGGCGCTGGCGGGCAGCGACGTCGAGGCGGCGGCGGGCGCCGACGCCATCGCCGAGGCGGCGGCGCTCGGCGCCGACTGGACGATGGCGGCGATCGTCGGCACCGCCGGCCTGCGCCCGACCATGGCGGCACTGGGTCACGGACGAACCGTCGCGCTCGCCAACAAGGAATCGCTCGTCTCGGCCGGCGCGCTGATGACCGAGGCGGCTCGACAGGCCGGCGCGACGCTGCTGCCGGTCGATTCGGAGCACAATGCCGTGTTCCAGTGCTTCCCGCATCACGACGTGTCGCAGGTGAAGCGCGTCATCCTCACCGCGAGCGGTGGTCCGTTCCGCACGATGCCGCGCGACGAGATGGCGCGGGTGACGCCAGCGCAGGCGGTGAAGCATCCCAATTGGTCGATGGGTGCCAAGATCTCGGTCGACAGCGCGACGCTGATGAACAAGGGGCTCGAGCTGATCGAGGCGCATCACCTGTTCCCGGTCGGGGCTGATCGCTTCGCGGTAATCGTCCATCCGCAATCGGTGGTCCATTCGATGGTCGAATATGTCGATGGATCGGTGCTCGCACAGATGGGCACGCCCGACATGCGCACCCCGATCGCGCACACGCTCGCCTGGCCGAAACGGATGGGGACGCCGTGCGCGCCGCTCGACCTCGCCGAGGTCGGCCGGCTCGATTTCGAGGAGCCCGATCTCGGCCGCTTCCCGGCGCTGGGGCTGGCGATGGCGGCGCTTGCCGCCGGCGGCGCGCGTCCGGCCGTGCTCAATGCCGCGAACGAGGTGGCGGTCGCCGCCTTCCTCGACGGGCGCATCGGTTTTCTCGATATCGTCTTAATCGTGGAGAAAGTGCTCGAACGCTACGACCCCGCTCCGCCCGCTTCGATCGACGAGGCACTCGCGATCGATGCCGAGGCGCGGGCGGTGGCAAGAACGGCGACGGAGCTTCAGACTGCATGA